The sequence CCGTGTCCTCCGCTCTTGAATGCCCTGCCCCCGAGTCTCCGTCACCGGGGCGTTTGTCAGGATGAGCGATCCTTCTTCTCCTGGGCGAACTCGTCCGGCTCGTTGGCGTCGTACCACCCATAGGGCTTTTCGTTGCCGTGCGGGAAGCTCGGGCCGGGATAGTCCAGCACCTGCCATCCCGCCCGGTCCTTGTTGCCGCCGTGGCGCGGATGACCGTAGAACCCTTCCATCGTATGGGTCAGCAGCAGCGTGAAGAACGGGTCCTTGCGCTCGTCCAGCACCGTCAGGACCTGGTCCCGGCCCGCGTCGTCCAGGCCGCGGAAGTCCTTGCCCGACGCCAGTTCCGCGGCTACGCGGTCCAGCTCCAGCACCCCGTCGCGATAGGCCTGCAGGTGCCGGCTGCCGGTGCCGTGGAGCTTGAACAGAGTCACCTGCTGCTCCTCGGTGCGCCCGCCCATGCCGCCGAGGATGAAGTTGGCGTACTCCTTCTTCTCCCGCGGGCTGATGTCCGTGTCCACCTCGTCCGCGGCCAGCAAGCCCTCGATGAAATCGATGACCTCAGCCTCGCGCGCGCCGGCGCCCTCGTCCGACGGCACGATGCGCGCGGCCGCCGCCTCGATGGTGGCGCGCTCGTGGTCCGAAAGGACCGTGTCTGAATCTGTGCCGCTCATGTCGAACCTGCTTCCGTGTTGGACTCGCCCCGCCACGCGGTTCCCCGACCATGGGGATGCGTCAGCATACAACAGAGGAGGGCCGGTGAGAAGTTATGAGTGTCCCACATCGGGTCTCCGTCTTGACGAGAATGGACACCCCTGATAACACTTAGCTCAACTTAGCTAACAAGGTCGTTGAATGAAACAGGTGAACATGCACGAAGCGAAGTCCCAGCTTTCGAAGCTGGGCAAGTTGGCTTGGGAGGGCGAGGAGATCGTGATCGCCAAGGCCGGTGAACCTTACCTGCGGCTGGAACCCTATAGAAAACGCCTCGAAGAACGACAGTTCGGAGGTTACGAAGGGCAATTCTGGATGTCGCCGGACTTTGACGAACCCGATGAGGAACTCATGGACCTGATCGAGAACTCCAAGATCTTTCCGGATGAGGATTAGCCCATCTTTAACATGAATGTGGGGATTTAGGGTATTTTGTGTACGGGTGCACCATCTAACCTATTGAATTCATTGAGATCATGTTTCTGGGGACGGAATGTAGTGCCATACTAATGTATCATGGCTTGCATTCCG is a genomic window of Deltaproteobacteria bacterium containing:
- a CDS encoding gluconate 2-dehydrogenase subunit 3 family protein, giving the protein MSGTDSDTVLSDHERATIEAAAARIVPSDEGAGAREAEVIDFIEGLLAADEVDTDISPREKKEYANFILGGMGGRTEEQQVTLFKLHGTGSRHLQAYRDGVLELDRVAAELASGKDFRGLDDAGRDQVLTVLDERKDPFFTLLLTHTMEGFYGHPRHGGNKDRAGWQVLDYPGPSFPHGNEKPYGWYDANEPDEFAQEKKDRSS
- a CDS encoding type II toxin-antitoxin system prevent-host-death family antitoxin; the protein is MKQVNMHEAKSQLSKLGKLAWEGEEIVIAKAGEPYLRLEPYRKRLEERQFGGYEGQFWMSPDFDEPDEELMDLIENSKIFPDED